The Kaustia mangrovi genome has a segment encoding these proteins:
- a CDS encoding TRAP transporter substrate-binding protein, which yields MITRRNFLAAATATVASASVVRRASAAVTLDLATVWPDGNFHTQNAVAFADAVGKATDGAVAITVQSGGALGFKGPEQLRAVRDGLVPMADVLNIQQIGDEPLLGTESIPFLVGSADELKVLHKYLRPAYDEIAAKNNQKILYMVPWPTQYLHLKIKADGLAGLEGVKIRVPDKNAQDMCNALGMSAILMPWGEVVPALASGRVDGVSTSATSGVDGKFWEFLETIYPTNHVWSSQMVNINLDRWNEISPANREKIEALAREMEPGFWEVSVRNDKESLKLLTDNGMEVMAILPEMRAEMQARTAPLKDAFIERVPQAGPIVEAYLEELGRG from the coding sequence ATGATCACGAGACGCAATTTCCTGGCAGCCGCGACGGCGACCGTCGCCTCGGCCTCCGTCGTGCGGCGGGCCTCCGCCGCGGTCACGCTGGACCTCGCCACCGTCTGGCCCGACGGAAACTTCCACACGCAGAACGCCGTCGCCTTCGCGGACGCCGTCGGCAAGGCGACCGACGGGGCGGTGGCCATCACAGTGCAGTCGGGCGGTGCGCTGGGGTTCAAGGGGCCGGAGCAGCTGCGCGCGGTTCGCGACGGGCTCGTGCCCATGGCCGATGTGCTCAATATCCAGCAGATCGGCGACGAGCCGCTGCTCGGCACGGAATCGATCCCGTTCCTGGTCGGCTCGGCGGACGAGCTGAAGGTGCTGCACAAATATCTGCGGCCCGCCTATGACGAGATCGCGGCGAAGAACAACCAGAAGATCCTTTATATGGTGCCGTGGCCGACCCAGTACCTCCATCTCAAGATCAAGGCCGACGGCCTTGCGGGGCTCGAGGGGGTCAAGATCCGCGTGCCCGACAAGAACGCGCAGGACATGTGCAACGCGCTCGGCATGTCGGCGATCCTGATGCCGTGGGGCGAAGTGGTGCCGGCGCTCGCCTCCGGCCGTGTCGACGGCGTGTCGACCTCGGCGACCTCCGGCGTGGACGGCAAGTTCTGGGAGTTCCTGGAGACGATCTATCCGACGAACCACGTCTGGTCGTCGCAGATGGTCAATATCAATCTCGACCGCTGGAACGAGATCTCGCCGGCAAACCGCGAGAAGATCGAGGCGCTGGCCCGCGAGATGGAGCCGGGCTTCTGGGAGGTCTCGGTCCGGAACGACAAGGAAAGCCTGAAGCTCCTGACCGACAACGGCATGGAGGTCATGGCCATTTTGCCGGAGATGCGGGCCGAGATGCAGGCGCGCACCGCTCCGCTCAAGGACGCCTTCATCGAGCGCGTGCCGCAGGCCGGCCCCATCGTGGAGGCCTATCTCGAAGAGCTCGGGAGAGGCTGA
- a CDS encoding TRAP transporter small permease subunit has product MSDDTLAGAAAPAVPAPVAAVLSAADGLAVLGGWLAAACLAGLTCLISAEIVTAAASRLFPSLPGGISIAWEYSAYLMGSAFLFGSALALRAGSHIRMSVLLARLRARGRRVVETVASLIGLLVTGFLAWSLVVFAVRSWQGGQISGGSFTPLWIPQAALAAGAIMLAVQMAARLLRCLLGLRPDDERFKVSGAGE; this is encoded by the coding sequence GTGTCCGACGACACCCTGGCGGGCGCGGCCGCACCGGCGGTGCCCGCGCCCGTCGCGGCGGTCCTGTCGGCCGCCGACGGGCTGGCCGTGCTCGGCGGCTGGCTCGCGGCGGCCTGCCTTGCGGGGCTGACCTGCCTGATTTCCGCGGAGATCGTGACGGCGGCCGCCTCGCGCCTGTTCCCGTCGCTGCCCGGCGGCATCTCCATCGCGTGGGAATACAGCGCCTATCTCATGGGCTCAGCCTTCCTGTTCGGCTCCGCGCTCGCCCTGCGCGCGGGCTCGCATATCCGCATGTCGGTGCTGCTCGCGCGGTTGCGGGCCCGGGGGCGGCGGGTCGTGGAGACGGTGGCCTCGCTGATCGGTCTCCTGGTCACCGGCTTCCTCGCCTGGTCGCTCGTCGTCTTCGCCGTGCGGTCGTGGCAGGGCGGGCAGATCTCGGGCGGCAGCTTCACCCCGCTGTGGATCCCTCAGGCCGCTCTCGCGGCGGGGGCGATCATGCTGGCCGTCCAGATGGCCGCGCGCCTCCTGCGCTGCCTTCTGGGGCTCAGGCCGGACGATGAACGCTTCAAGGTGTCGGGAGCGGGCGAATGA
- a CDS encoding hydantoinase B/oxoprolinase family protein produces MSENGVGLIDLQIMWNRLVAVVEEQGQVLMRTAFSPIVRECGDLSAGVFDLQGRMLAQAVTGTPGHVNSMAESVKHFIDHFPVATMKPGDAYITNDPWMGTGHLNDFVVTTPCFKNGRPVALFSCTSHLMDIGGIGFGPDATDVFMEGLYIPMLKLIEEGRVNTSVMAMIRANTRLPVDTEGDTYSLAACNDVGADRLVEMMDEFGIDTLDTLADHICARSREAVLEEVAKLPRGTWHNEMTVDGYDAPVTLAASLTVSEDGIHVDFDGTSEASRHGINVPLSYTTAYTVFGLGCVVANAIPNNAGSLAPLTVSAPEGSILNAPKPAPVASRHVIGQMLPDVVFGCLKQVIPERVPAEGTSCLWNLNVRGRTQSGTGGNYGFSMAVTSNGGTGARHGKDGLSATAYPSGVRGTPVEIAETQTPLIFWRKELRPDSGGPGRMRGGHGQIIEVESGVGAPFEILAAFDRIDHPPRGRDGGHDGAAGYVGLKSGTKLRGKGFQEVPPGDRLVVMTPGGAGIGDPASRDRDKVAADLADGLVTAENATAYGETTG; encoded by the coding sequence ATGAGCGAGAACGGCGTCGGCCTCATCGACCTGCAGATCATGTGGAACCGCCTCGTCGCGGTGGTGGAGGAACAGGGGCAGGTGCTGATGCGCACCGCCTTCTCCCCCATCGTGCGCGAATGCGGCGACCTGTCGGCGGGGGTGTTCGATCTCCAGGGCCGGATGCTCGCCCAGGCGGTCACCGGGACGCCCGGCCATGTCAATTCCATGGCGGAATCGGTGAAGCACTTCATCGACCATTTCCCGGTCGCCACGATGAAGCCGGGCGACGCCTACATCACCAACGATCCCTGGATGGGCACCGGGCACCTGAACGACTTCGTGGTGACCACGCCGTGCTTCAAGAACGGCCGTCCCGTCGCGCTGTTCTCCTGCACCAGCCATCTCATGGATATCGGCGGCATCGGCTTCGGCCCGGATGCGACGGACGTGTTCATGGAGGGCCTCTACATCCCGATGCTCAAGCTCATCGAGGAGGGGCGCGTCAACACATCTGTCATGGCGATGATCCGCGCCAATACCCGCCTGCCGGTGGACACCGAGGGCGACACCTATTCGCTGGCCGCCTGCAACGATGTCGGCGCCGACCGGCTCGTGGAGATGATGGACGAGTTCGGCATCGACACGCTCGATACGCTCGCCGACCATATCTGCGCGCGCTCCAGGGAGGCCGTGCTGGAGGAGGTCGCGAAGCTCCCCAGGGGCACGTGGCACAACGAGATGACGGTCGACGGCTATGACGCGCCGGTGACGCTGGCCGCGTCGCTGACCGTGTCGGAGGACGGCATCCATGTCGATTTCGACGGCACGTCGGAGGCGTCGCGGCACGGCATCAACGTGCCGCTCTCCTACACCACCGCCTATACGGTCTTCGGGCTCGGCTGCGTGGTGGCGAACGCGATCCCGAACAATGCCGGCTCGCTGGCGCCGCTGACGGTTTCCGCGCCGGAGGGCTCGATCCTCAATGCGCCGAAGCCCGCGCCGGTCGCCTCGCGCCATGTGATCGGCCAGATGCTGCCCGATGTGGTTTTCGGCTGCCTGAAGCAGGTGATCCCCGAGCGCGTGCCGGCGGAGGGCACGTCGTGCCTGTGGAACCTCAATGTGCGCGGGCGCACCCAGTCCGGCACCGGCGGCAATTACGGCTTCTCCATGGCGGTCACGTCGAATGGCGGAACGGGCGCGCGCCACGGCAAGGACGGGCTGTCGGCGACCGCCTATCCCAGCGGTGTGCGCGGCACGCCGGTGGAGATCGCGGAGACGCAGACCCCGCTCATTTTCTGGCGCAAGGAGCTCAGGCCCGATTCCGGCGGCCCCGGGCGCATGCGCGGCGGGCACGGCCAGATCATCGAGGTGGAGAGCGGTGTCGGCGCGCCGTTCGAGATCCTCGCCGCCTTCGACCGCATAGACCATCCCCCGCGCGGCCGCGACGGCGGCCATGACGGCGCGGCGGGCTATGTTGGCCTGAAATCGGGGACGAAGCTCAGGGGCAAGGGGTTTCAGGAGGTTCCGCCGGGCGACCGTCTGGTGGTGATGACGCCGGGCGGGGCAGGGATCGGCGATCCGGCATCGCGCGACCGCGACAAGGTGGCCGCCGACCTCGCCGACGGGCTGGTGACCGCGGAGAACGCCACGGCCTATGGCGAGACGACCGGATAA